In Aliarcobacter faecis, a genomic segment contains:
- a CDS encoding cation diffusion facilitator family transporter, with product MSPQKKATAVSSTVAAVLTLLKLVIGLFSGSVSVLASAVDSILDMFVSLFNYFAISKSEKPANKAFNYGKGKIEALASVIEGVIITLSGLFLLYQAFLKFKSGETSNYLNISIYVMIISLIITIFLVLYLNTIAKKTNNMVIKADALHYKTDIFSTFAVLLSLLLVYFTGYELFDVIIGSLIALYIIYSSYSLIYDGVMVLLDRALDEKTVEKIISIILKYEEVHSFHQLKTREAANKVFIEVHLVFKDISISLIKAHQISDFIEEEIEKLDSKKKWYITIHLDPYNDSKVLM from the coding sequence ATGTCTCCACAAAAGAAAGCAACTGCTGTATCATCTACCGTTGCAGCAGTTCTTACTCTTCTTAAATTAGTTATAGGGCTTTTTAGTGGTTCTGTCTCTGTATTAGCATCTGCTGTTGATTCTATTTTAGATATGTTTGTATCACTTTTTAACTATTTCGCAATTTCAAAATCAGAAAAACCAGCAAATAAAGCTTTTAACTATGGAAAAGGAAAAATTGAAGCATTAGCTTCTGTTATTGAAGGTGTAATTATTACACTTTCAGGGCTTTTCTTACTCTATCAAGCATTTTTAAAATTTAAAAGTGGTGAAACTTCAAATTATTTAAATATATCAATCTATGTGATGATTATCTCCTTAATAATTACTATTTTTTTAGTTTTATACCTTAATACAATTGCAAAAAAGACAAATAATATGGTAATAAAAGCTGATGCTCTTCACTATAAAACAGATATTTTTAGCACTTTTGCTGTTTTATTATCTCTTCTATTAGTATATTTTACAGGTTATGAGCTTTTTGATGTAATAATTGGAAGTTTAATAGCTTTATACATTATCTATTCCTCTTATAGTTTAATTTATGATGGAGTTATGGTTTTACTTGATAGAGCATTAGATGAAAAAACTGTAGAAAAAATAATTTCAATAATTTTAAAATATGAAGAAGTACATAGTTTTCATCAATTAAAAACAAGAGAAGCTGCAAATAAAGTTTTTATAGAAGTTCATCTAGTTTTTAAAGATATATCTATATCTTTAATAAAAGCTCATCAAATTAGTGATTTTATAGAAGAAGAAATAGAGAAATTAGACTCTAAAAAAAAGTGGTATATTACAATTCATCTTGACCCTTATAATGACTCAAAAGTTTTGATGTAA
- a CDS encoding pyridoxal phosphate-dependent aminotransferase gives MKIANRMEKLAPSLTLSITALANDLKAQGKDILSFSAGEPDFDTPQIVKDAAIKAINEGKTKYTAVEGIKETKQAIINKLKKDHNLDYTLDKIVISNGAKHSLFNLAQALIDEGDEVIIPSPYWVTYPELVVYSGGIPVFIETDENTDFKITPKQLKEKITSKTKILMLNSPSNPTGSIYSREELVAIGEVLKGTNIIVLSDEMYEKLIYKGKKFTATAEVSEDMYNRTVTINGLSKSVAMTGWRFGYVACPNAKLAKAMSKLQGQVTSNVNSMTQYAAIVALEGEANKDIEMMRVEFEKRKDYAVKAINDIEKLSCFDPDGAFYLFINIKKFSNDSMKFCANLLESKGVALVPGLAFGMEGYVRLSFATSMEAIKDGINRIKEFIENN, from the coding sequence ATGAAAATTGCAAATAGAATGGAGAAATTAGCTCCATCACTTACTTTATCTATAACAGCTTTAGCAAATGATTTAAAAGCTCAAGGTAAAGATATTCTAAGTTTTAGTGCAGGTGAACCAGATTTTGATACACCACAAATTGTAAAAGATGCAGCAATAAAAGCAATTAATGAAGGAAAGACTAAATACACAGCTGTTGAAGGTATTAAAGAGACTAAACAAGCAATTATTAATAAGTTAAAGAAAGACCACAATTTAGATTATACACTAGATAAAATAGTAATTAGTAATGGAGCAAAACACTCCTTATTTAATCTAGCTCAAGCACTAATTGATGAAGGTGATGAAGTTATTATTCCAAGCCCATATTGGGTTACATATCCAGAATTAGTTGTTTATAGTGGAGGGATACCTGTATTCATTGAAACAGATGAAAATACAGATTTTAAAATCACTCCGAAACAACTAAAAGAGAAGATAACTTCTAAAACAAAAATTTTAATGTTAAACTCTCCATCAAATCCAACTGGTTCTATATATTCAAGAGAGGAATTAGTAGCTATTGGTGAAGTTTTAAAAGGTACAAATATTATTGTTTTATCAGATGAAATGTATGAAAAACTGATCTACAAAGGTAAAAAATTTACTGCAACAGCTGAAGTTTCAGAAGATATGTACAATAGAACAGTTACTATTAATGGTTTAAGTAAATCAGTTGCCATGACAGGATGGAGATTTGGATATGTTGCTTGTCCTAATGCAAAATTAGCAAAAGCTATGTCAAAACTTCAAGGACAAGTTACATCAAATGTAAACTCTATGACTCAATATGCAGCTATTGTAGCTCTTGAAGGAGAAGCAAATAAAGATATTGAAATGATGAGAGTAGAGTTTGAAAAAAGAAAAGATTATGCAGTAAAAGCAATAAATGATATAGAGAAACTATCTTGTTTTGACCCAGATGGTGCTTTTTATCTATTTATAAATATCAAAAAATTCTCAAATGACTCTATGAAATTTTGTGCAAACTTACTTGAAAGTAAAGGAGTGGCTCTTGTTCCAGGTCTTGCTTTTGGTATGGAAGGATATGTAAGACTATCTTTTGCTACAAGTATGGAAGCAATTAAAGATGGAATAAATAGAATAAAAGAGTTTATAGAAAACAACTAA
- a CDS encoding M48 family metallopeptidase, whose translation MNFQISLNDSLINVELENKKHIKHCYLRVLSKDLLQIKANRYFTIYDAKELIIRKKEWILENIKRVENKILEDGYFLYLGEKRELENLKIKNLDSFYKKEIDKFIPTLVEKYSNLMQLFPTKISYRKNKRTWGSCNYKNELNFNILLMRYPLYIMEYIVVHELAHIKYKNHSKSFYSLVEKFCPNYKEIEKAFKLLL comes from the coding sequence TTGAATTTTCAAATTAGTTTAAATGATAGTTTAATAAATGTTGAATTGGAAAATAAGAAACATATAAAGCATTGCTATTTAAGAGTTTTAAGTAAAGATTTATTACAAATAAAAGCAAATAGATATTTTACAATTTATGATGCCAAAGAATTAATTATTAGAAAAAAAGAGTGGATTTTAGAAAATATAAAAAGAGTAGAAAATAAAATATTAGAAGATGGATATTTCTTATATTTGGGAGAGAAAAGAGAATTAGAAAATTTAAAAATAAAAAATTTAGATAGTTTTTATAAAAAAGAGATAGATAAATTTATTCCAACTTTAGTAGAAAAATATTCAAATCTTATGCAACTATTTCCTACGAAAATTTCATATAGAAAAAATAAGAGAACTTGGGGCTCATGTAACTATAAAAATGAGTTGAACTTTAATATCTTATTAATGCGTTATCCACTCTATATTATGGAGTATATAGTTGTTCATGAACTAGCTCATATAAAATATAAAAATCACTCTAAAAGTTTTTACTCTTTAGTTGAAAAGTTTTGTCCAAATTACAAAGAGATAGAAAAAGCTTTTAAATTACTTTTATAA
- a CDS encoding murein hydrolase activator EnvC family protein codes for MIKMILTLFLSFYFIEASTIDKKIQQNKKQLDTTKQEEETKNIKIKELADKIEAQNSNISNLEKDIMQVNKDIDEHQKLLEESKSKLTELKTKSNKLIQEKTTNESQIVDTIVEEFSISIALNLASENSLQELIDNEIYTLLAQHSKDKVAKINNNYNTITNDSTTNQKDIEKISSYINDRQKTKDKLTTLKKQHSSSLGDLEKQHKAYQEELNKVVKSQENIKNLLSQLNILKLEEVKKAEEQAKAKEEAERKKKLETLMSKKNENNQKDESSSSDENEVEMQTADTRNQKFAKNLNLDVKKIGSSTDGVTITKYKGEKTIAPLKSFKIAKNFGTYYDPVYKIKLFNESIVLKSTEPQAKVVSVLSGKVVYAKKNAGMLDNVVIIQHEGGLHTIYSHLDDIAPTLVVGKWVQKGSVVGRVNESLSFQVTKDSSHIDPKELFNI; via the coding sequence ATGATTAAGATGATTTTGACTCTATTTTTAAGTTTTTATTTTATAGAAGCTTCAACTATTGATAAAAAAATACAACAAAATAAAAAACAACTCGACACTACAAAACAAGAAGAAGAGACAAAAAATATAAAAATAAAAGAATTAGCAGACAAAATAGAGGCTCAAAATAGTAATATATCAAATTTAGAAAAAGATATAATGCAAGTAAATAAAGATATAGATGAACATCAAAAACTACTTGAAGAATCAAAAAGTAAACTAACTGAATTAAAAACAAAATCAAATAAATTAATTCAAGAAAAAACAACAAATGAAAGCCAAATAGTAGATACGATTGTAGAAGAGTTTTCTATTTCAATTGCATTAAATCTTGCTTCTGAAAACTCTTTACAAGAGTTAATAGACAATGAAATATATACTCTTTTAGCTCAACACTCAAAAGATAAAGTTGCAAAAATAAACAATAACTACAACACAATCACAAATGACTCAACAACAAATCAAAAAGATATAGAAAAAATTTCATCATATATAAATGATAGACAAAAGACAAAAGATAAATTAACAACTCTAAAGAAACAGCACTCAAGCTCTTTAGGTGATTTAGAAAAACAACACAAAGCTTATCAAGAAGAGCTAAATAAAGTTGTAAAAAGCCAAGAAAACATAAAAAATCTTCTTTCTCAACTAAATATCCTAAAGCTAGAAGAGGTTAAAAAAGCTGAAGAACAAGCTAAGGCTAAAGAAGAAGCGGAAAGAAAGAAAAAACTCGAAACTTTAATGAGTAAGAAAAATGAAAACAATCAAAAAGATGAGAGTTCATCTTCAGATGAAAATGAAGTAGAAATGCAAACAGCAGATACAAGAAATCAAAAATTTGCAAAAAATTTAAACCTTGATGTAAAAAAAATTGGCTCTTCAACAGATGGAGTTACAATTACAAAATATAAAGGAGAAAAAACTATAGCTCCTTTAAAATCTTTTAAAATTGCAAAAAATTTTGGAACATATTATGACCCTGTTTATAAAATCAAACTATTTAACGAATCAATTGTTTTAAAAAGCACTGAACCGCAAGCAAAAGTTGTTTCAGTACTAAGTGGTAAAGTTGTTTATGCAAAAAAAAATGCAGGAATGCTTGATAATGTTGTGATAATTCAACATGAAGGTGGATTACATACAATTTACTCTCATTTAGATGATATAGCCCCTACTTTAGTGGTAGGAAAATGGGTACAAAAAGGTTCTGTTGTAGGAAGAGTAAATGAAAGTTTATCTTTTCAGGTTACAAAAGATTCATCACATATAGACCCAAAAGAGTTATTTAACATATGA
- a CDS encoding FtsX-like permease family protein: protein MKSLKNIFAFLIPLLSMLIAFTIYLLINNVVANYQSKISKDYSIIVVSTSVLSKENMSKLAGINIESIQALPNDKIIGNIKTNLSENSIELLKQKLPNFYQIHLEIFPTSTELEEIKNILLKNPDIKKVEVFYKNHNQIYLLLLLINSVSFILFFIITIFAIIIIAKQIKLWFHEHHIRISILRLHGASIIYSATSILNYAMLSAFLSFIISSIFLYYVSHNMEILFPQELHEIVDIQIDLGLEIVKLFLLSFCISIFTIFGVLLKYKINND from the coding sequence ATGAAGTCTCTTAAAAATATTTTTGCCTTTTTAATTCCTTTATTATCAATGTTAATTGCTTTTACAATATATTTATTAATTAATAATGTTGTTGCAAACTATCAAAGTAAAATATCAAAAGATTATTCTATTATAGTAGTATCCACTTCGGTTTTAAGTAAAGAGAATATGTCAAAACTTGCAGGTATAAATATTGAATCTATTCAAGCTTTACCAAATGATAAAATTATTGGAAATATAAAAACAAATCTTTCTGAAAACTCTATTGAGCTTTTAAAACAAAAACTCCCAAATTTTTACCAAATACATTTAGAGATATTTCCAACAAGCACTGAATTAGAAGAGATAAAAAATATACTTTTAAAAAATCCTGATATTAAAAAAGTAGAAGTTTTTTATAAAAACCATAATCAAATCTATCTTCTTTTACTTTTAATAAACAGTGTTTCTTTTATTCTATTTTTTATTATTACTATTTTTGCAATAATTATTATTGCTAAACAGATTAAACTTTGGTTTCACGAACACCATATTAGAATATCTATATTAAGGCTTCATGGAGCTTCTATAATATATAGTGCAACATCTATTTTAAATTATGCAATGCTTAGTGCTTTTTTATCTTTTATTATAAGTTCAATTTTTCTATACTATGTTTCACATAATATGGAGATTCTATTTCCTCAAGAGTTACACGAAATTGTTGATATACAAATTGATTTAGGTTTAGAGATTGTTAAGCTATTTTTATTATCTTTTTGTATATCAATCTTTACCATTTTTGGTGTTTTATTAAAGTATAAGATTAATAATGATTAA
- a CDS encoding cell division ATP-binding protein FtsE, with protein MIEATNIYLTYDDNKYIIKKGNFSIKPKEFIFIGGNSGSGKSTLLKSFYGEIPIKHGNLRIAGQEVFGIGGKKLRLLRKNIGIIFQDYKLVNEFTIEENIMIPLKINGYSNEVSKEQANKLLAHVRLSHRAGYYPNELSGGEQQRVAVARALAHNPKIIIADEPTGNLDDYSADLVWNLLKGANEQLGITVVVVTHRVPRNLGIKFRQLSIDDGIIYEVS; from the coding sequence ATGATTGAAGCAACAAATATCTATTTAACTTATGATGACAATAAATATATTATAAAAAAAGGGAATTTCTCTATAAAACCAAAAGAGTTTATCTTCATTGGTGGAAATTCTGGAAGTGGAAAATCTACACTTTTAAAATCTTTTTATGGAGAGATTCCTATAAAACATGGTAATTTAAGAATTGCAGGGCAAGAAGTTTTTGGAATTGGTGGAAAAAAGTTAAGACTTCTTAGAAAGAATATAGGAATAATTTTTCAAGATTATAAACTTGTAAATGAGTTTACAATTGAAGAGAATATAATGATTCCACTAAAGATAAATGGTTATTCAAATGAAGTTTCAAAAGAACAAGCAAATAAACTTTTAGCTCATGTAAGACTAAGCCATAGAGCTGGTTATTATCCAAATGAACTAAGTGGAGGAGAGCAACAAAGAGTTGCAGTTGCTAGAGCATTAGCTCACAATCCTAAAATTATTATTGCAGATGAACCAACTGGAAACCTTGATGATTATTCAGCTGATTTAGTTTGGAATTTACTAAAAGGGGCAAATGAACAATTAGGTATAACTGTTGTTGTAGTAACTCATAGAGTTCCAAGAAATTTGGGTATAAAATTTAGACAATTATCAATTGATGATGGAATTATTTATGAAGTCTCTTAA
- the trmB gene encoding tRNA (guanosine(46)-N7)-methyltransferase TrmB, with the protein MPHILFEKKELISTPSFIDGVDFKFIAQSYDFSQNNRKIEYRVATKYKDKEFLLAIKPKDENFMIKADKVTRLSPVSLIKDGLNAYVKENGAKVLFSNTNSFKIEKEEKHKYLKDINYFVDEFKTQNEIQIEIGFGSGRHLLYQAKTNPNIQFIGLEIHYPSIEQLLKQLELQNITNVLVVNYDARLFMEFIESNQVGKIFVHFPVPWDKKPHRRIYSNEFVNEALRVLKVGGTLELRSDSRNYFDFCLELLTNLPKANISIDINKDLEVTSKYEDRWKKQGKNIYDLVLTSLNEDKNIDLSFNFSFEDSINFDEIITKIPQKATIFKNFFVHIEELYTILGKNNSGLIKVTMGNFDRPVTKYIIIEEGKASYYQGNPLPTSSNIDAHKNLKEILFK; encoded by the coding sequence ATGCCACACATACTATTTGAAAAAAAAGAGTTAATAAGTACACCATCTTTTATTGATGGTGTAGATTTCAAGTTCATTGCACAATCTTATGATTTTTCACAAAACAATAGAAAAATAGAGTATAGAGTTGCTACAAAATATAAGGATAAAGAGTTTTTATTAGCAATAAAACCAAAAGATGAAAATTTTATGATTAAAGCAGATAAGGTTACAAGACTATCTCCTGTAAGCCTTATAAAAGATGGTCTAAATGCCTATGTTAAAGAAAATGGTGCAAAAGTTCTATTTTCAAATACAAATAGTTTTAAAATAGAAAAAGAGGAAAAACACAAATATTTAAAAGATATAAACTATTTTGTTGATGAGTTCAAAACACAAAATGAAATTCAAATAGAGATTGGTTTTGGAAGTGGAAGACACCTTTTATATCAAGCAAAAACAAATCCAAATATTCAATTTATTGGTCTTGAAATACACTATCCTTCAATAGAACAACTCTTAAAACAGTTAGAACTTCAAAATATAACAAATGTTTTAGTTGTAAATTATGATGCAAGACTTTTTATGGAGTTTATAGAGTCAAATCAAGTTGGAAAAATATTTGTACATTTTCCTGTTCCTTGGGATAAAAAACCACATAGAAGAATCTACTCAAATGAGTTCGTAAATGAAGCTTTAAGAGTTCTAAAAGTTGGTGGAACTTTAGAACTTAGAAGTGATAGCAGAAACTATTTTGATTTTTGCTTAGAACTTCTTACTAATTTACCAAAAGCAAATATCTCTATTGATATAAATAAAGATTTAGAAGTTACAAGTAAATATGAAGATAGATGGAAAAAACAGGGTAAAAATATTTATGATTTAGTTTTAACTTCATTAAATGAGGATAAAAACATAGATTTATCTTTTAATTTTTCATTTGAAGATTCTATTAATTTTGACGAAATAATCACAAAAATTCCACAAAAAGCTACTATATTCAAAAACTTTTTTGTACATATAGAAGAACTTTATACAATTTTAGGGAAAAATAACTCTGGTTTAATAAAAGTTACAATGGGAAATTTTGATAGACCAGTTACAAAATATATTATAATAGAAGAAGGAAAAGCATCATATTATCAAGGAAATCCACTTCCAACAAGTTCAAATATTGATGCACATAAAAATTTAAAAGAGATTTTATTTAAATGA
- a CDS encoding fibronectin type III domain-containing protein, protein MKKLIQLTSLTILLIFASGCSNVLDSLSTTTTPKINQSAPTVNYSSIKSLPDMTSIGFEWQKVDDPRVIGYNFYRTEISKGETTLKLIAKIDSKHATHYVDRELEPKTKYAYQISSRLSDGSESPTTEAYIAETLPRIKPVAFAQAISNLPKKIKLLWEPHPDQRVSYYRVEKYNTTLNEWIYLATINQRLSAEYIDTGLSNASKHKYRVKAFTFDDVESAPTNVLEAVTKPAPKSVSGVKASNNIPKKIFLTWSASPTSDVVQYEIHRSSYESFGYKKIATINASILEYTDELNEDGLKYYYKIIPIDKDGLDGIFDIPAIKGETLGKPTKPNLTQASIQGGVAVLNWSSSPRAVSYIVTKKTKQNFFQYKSTKFENISGTSFQDSDVVSGIDYKYSVQSVDEFGVVSESSNEVSLTRK, encoded by the coding sequence ATGAAGAAATTAATACAACTAACATCATTAACAATTTTGCTAATTTTTGCTAGTGGATGTAGTAATGTTTTAGACTCTCTTTCTACAACAACTACACCAAAAATAAATCAATCAGCACCAACTGTAAACTACTCTTCAATTAAATCTCTTCCAGATATGACATCTATTGGTTTTGAGTGGCAAAAGGTAGATGATCCAAGAGTTATTGGGTATAACTTTTATAGAACTGAAATAAGTAAAGGTGAAACTACTTTAAAACTTATTGCAAAAATTGATAGTAAACATGCAACGCACTATGTAGATAGAGAATTAGAACCAAAAACTAAATATGCTTATCAAATCTCTTCAAGATTAAGTGATGGAAGTGAATCTCCTACAACAGAGGCTTATATAGCTGAAACTCTTCCTAGAATAAAACCTGTTGCTTTTGCTCAAGCTATATCAAATCTTCCTAAAAAAATAAAACTTCTTTGGGAACCACATCCTGATCAAAGAGTAAGCTATTACAGAGTTGAAAAGTACAATACAACTTTAAATGAATGGATCTATTTAGCAACAATAAACCAAAGATTATCAGCTGAATATATTGATACAGGACTTAGTAATGCTTCAAAACATAAATATAGAGTAAAAGCTTTTACTTTTGATGATGTTGAATCAGCACCTACAAATGTTTTAGAAGCAGTTACAAAACCAGCTCCAAAAAGTGTAAGTGGAGTAAAAGCATCAAACAATATTCCAAAAAAGATATTTTTAACATGGAGTGCATCTCCAACAAGTGATGTTGTACAATATGAGATACATAGAAGTAGTTATGAATCTTTTGGCTATAAAAAAATAGCAACTATAAATGCCTCTATTTTAGAGTACACAGATGAGCTAAATGAAGATGGTTTAAAATACTATTATAAAATTATCCCTATTGATAAAGATGGTTTAGATGGAATTTTTGATATTCCTGCTATAAAAGGAGAAACTTTAGGAAAACCAACTAAACCAAATCTTACTCAAGCTTCTATTCAAGGTGGAGTTGCTGTTTTAAATTGGAGTAGTTCTCCTAGAGCTGTTTCATATATTGTGACTAAAAAAACTAAGCAAAACTTTTTTCAATATAAATCAACAAAATTTGAAAATATAAGTGGAACTAGTTTTCAAGATAGTGATGTTGTAAGTGGAATTGATTATAAATATAGTGTTCAATCAGTTGATGAATTTGGAGTAGTTTCAGAATCTTCAAATGAAGTAAGTTTAACTAGAAAATAA